AAGCATATATTAAAGCTATGAATTTGTTGGTATGATGCTATGTTTCGGTCTGTGAGGACACAGTCGGATAAGAAAGTTTAAAACTTTGACAATGTTATTGGGTTATCAATTTTTCTAACTGCATGCCTCTTGATGCTTTAATTAAAATTTCGGCGTCTTTAAATGTTTGTTGGTTGAACCAAGCAACGGCTTCATCTGTGGTTTCAAATTTTAAAACTGATTCATTGCTTTCACAGTTATAGAATAATTTTCCTACTAATACTATAGTATTAAATTTGTATTTTTCTATTTCATTTACGATGTACTGATGTTCTGCCTGAGCTGCTTCGCCTAGTTCAAACATATCACCTAAAATAACTATTTTATTGGTCGATTTACTTTTTGCAAAATTTTGTAATGCATGATACATACTCGTTGGATTGGCATTATAGCAATCTAATATTACTTTGTTTTGATGCCAATCAATTACTTGCGACCTAGAGTTAGTAGCTTGGTAAGCTTCAATTGCCATTTTTATAGTAGTGGTTGGAATTTCAAAGAATTTACCAATACCAATGGCACATAAAATATTATCTAAGTTGTAATTACCATAAAGTGTAGACGCAATTTTTGTATTATCTATATCAAGTGTGATGCTTGGAAACTCTTGTAATATGGTAAAATGAGTAGTTAATATACTATGAAAACCATAGGAATATTTATTGGCAATTTGTTTTTCTTTTATTAGTGCTATAATATTTTCATCATTAATATTATAAAAAACTATTCCATCATTTGCTTTTAGATAGTCAAATAATTCGCCTTTTCCTTTCTTTACACCTTCTATTCCACCAAAACCTTCTAGGTGAGCTTTGCCAATATTAGTAATTAGTCCATGTGTTGGTTGAGTAAACTTGCAGTAGCTTTTAATTTCTTCTTGATGATTTGCACCCATTTCTATTACAGCAATTTCAGTATTGCTTGGCATTGCTAAGAGTGTTAGCGGAATACCAATATGGTTATTTAAATTGCCTTTGGTAAAGTGTGTTTTGTATTTTGTAGTCAATACGGTACTTAATAACTCTTTCGTAGTTGTTTTTCCGTTAGAACCTGTTAGTGCAATTACAGCTTTTGGTGCTACTTGTTGTCTGTGATGCAATGCTAGTTGTTGTAGTGTTGCTAAAACATCATCGACTAAAATATATTGCTCATTTATTTGGTATTTTTTTTCATCAATTATCGCATAGCTTGCTCCATCTTGTATTGCTTTAGTAGCGTATTCATTTCCATTGAAGTTACTTCCTTTTAAAGCAAAGAATATACTATTATCATATACTTTTCTGCTGTCTGTAACTACTCCTGTACTTTGTAAAAAGAGTGTGTAAAGTTGTTTGATTTCCATTAGTATAAAAATAAAAAAAGTCCTGATAATTGTATCAGGACTTTCTATTATTTAAAGCAAAATATTACTTACTGTATTGTCTTGCTTTTTCATTTTTCTTTAATACTTTCTTTTGTTCAGAGAAAGCTTTTCCTCCAAAGAAATTCCCATCTGGAGAACCTACTCTTACCATAGCACATCTAAAGCCAATGTCGTTTGAAGACATATCTTCGTTCATAAATCTTCTAGTACCTGGCGACATGTAATAACCTCTATCTTTCCAAGAACCACCTTTATAAACTCTTGCTTTGTTGTTAATTAAAGTAGAAACACCATAATTATATTCTACTTGAGAAGATGAATCACCATCTATATAATCTAATGCAAATGCTTTTCTATAGTTTAATCTACCAGCTAACTCATCATCATCTTGTCTAACATATTTTACTCTACCCATTTCATCTAAACCTTCTTCGTCAGACATTTTAGTAAATTCGTTACCTCTAAAAGTATTTAAGTCATCAGCATAAGCTTCTGTCATTGGTCTATATACATCTTGAACCCACTCGTTCACATTACCAGCCATATTAAACAAACCAAAATCGTTAGGGAAGTTTGCATGAACATCACTAGTAATCTCTGCATTATCATTTAATGCACCAGCAATACCCATATAGTCACCTCTACCTCTCATAAAGTTAGCCATGAAATCTCCTTGATTTTTATTGTGGTATTGGTATCTGAAAGTAGCACCATCCCAAGGATAAATTCTTCTGTCAGAAATAACTTCTTCACCTTCGTATGGCATATCACCAATTAAAGCTAAAGCAGCATATTCCCATTCAGCTTCTGTTGGCAATCTATAATCTGGCAATAAAATACCATCCTGCATATTTACATTTCTTGTACCAGTACCATTTGGATTTAAATCTTCTTTTTGATTTTCTCCAGGAGAACCAGTATATAATCCCATAGCATAAGCTTCTGTATTGAAGTTGTCTTCATTTTTCTGCTCTGGATTTGTAGTTAAATATCCTTCTTTAATTAAAATCATTTCATTTACTCTATCGCTTCTCCATTTACAGTACTCATTAGCTTGTAACCAAGTTACACCAACAACAGGATATGTATTGTACGATGGATGTGTAAAGTAATATTTTACATAAGGTTCGTTGTATGCTAAGTTACTTCTCCAACACAAACTGTCTGGTTTTGCAGCATCAACAAATTCTGGATGGTCTGTACCAAATACTCTGCTTAACCAATAGATATACTCTCTATAGTCAACATTAGTAACTTCAGTTTCATCCATATAGAAAGAAGAAACGGTAACTCTTCTTTGAACATTATTGTTTTCGTACAATAAATCTTGTTCTGTTGCTCCCATTACAAAAGTACCGCCTTGTATTAATACCAAGTTCGGACCAGTTGCTTGTTGTACATTATCAGATACTTCAAAACCTCCCCATTCAGGATCATTATAATTCCAACCTGTTGTAGCTGAAGACTCTCCAGACTTCTTACCGCCCTTACAGCTCGTTGCAAAAAGCAAAGCTGATATAGTCAAATAAAAAAATGTTTTCATTTTAAACATTGCCATCTTTTTTAATTTATTTTTGTCAAATTTAAAGTTAATTATTTATTCCACAAAATAGATAATATTATTAGCATTTAACGAATTTTTATAGATTTTCTTGTACTTTTATTGCAAATAGTGTAGAAACTTTTATTTTTTAAGTTTTTCTTAGGATTTAAATTAATTTTATCGCATAATTTTAACTTGTATGAAGCAAAATTATCTCTGCAAAATTATACTTTTAACAATTATTTACCAATTATTTTTCTTTGAAGGTAGCGTCCTTTGTGCTAATAACTTGGTTAAAGACATCCAATTACCTATTCCTACTGTTGAAAATAATCAGGTGAGTTTTAAAAATAGCTACCAAGTAAATGCATTAGATATGCCTTCTTATATATATTCATTTCCAATAAATGAGAATGGGTTTACTTTTCAAATGAGCAATAAAATGTATGAAAAATTATCGGTAAATCTATCTAACACAAATATTAATATTTTAAATGATACTAGTTTTATTGCTATAGAAAAAAAACAAAAAATTGGAAAGGTTGTCATCAATCCATATAAAATTGAAAATGGTAGTGTTTATTTTTTAAAGTCATGCACTGTAAATATTCAAACGCAAAATAATGCTAATGGAAATAGAAGTTCTCAAGCAAATAATACTTATGCTAGTAACTCAGTTTTAGCTAATGGTGCTTGGTATGAGTTTAGTGTAAATCAAGCTGGTGTTTTTAAAATAGACTATACTTTTTTGCAAAGTTTAGGTGTTAATCCAAGTACTGTAAATCCTAATCAAATAAAAGTATATGGAAAGAATGGTGGCATGCTCTCAGAAATTGCTGGTACTAATTATATAGATGATTTACAAGAATATCCTATTAAAAAGTATGCTTCTGGAAATTCATTTCAAAGCAATGATTATATTTTAGTGTATTGTCCTGGACCAAATTCGTGGTACTATGATAATAGCATCAATCAATTTAGAGTAACCAAACATTTATATAGCAATACACAACATTTGTTTTTAACTATTGATAATGGTAACAGTATAACACTACCTACTGTAAGTGGAAGTGGTTTAACACCAAATACTAGTTCTAACAGTTATAACGCAATTACTTTTGTAGAAGATGAATTAGTAAATGTAGCAAGATCAGGTCGTTTGCAATTAGGTGATGATTTATTCAATCAACAAGTAAAAAACTATAACTTTAATGTAGCTAACATTATAAGTGCCAAAATTTCATTAGGATTAGCTGCTAATTCAGTAGTAAGTTCTAACTTTAATATTGCTATCGGAAGCAATAACAGTACAGCAAGTATTAGTGCTATACCACAAGTCTATCCAGGAATTTACAACTTTGCATCTTACAAACAAGCAAATTATTCATATAATAACTTATCAAGCAATTTTTCTGTAGATATTACTTATAATTCATCAGATTTTGCTTCTAAAGCATGGTTAGATTATATTAATATAGATGCAAGAGCCAACTTAGTGTATAATGGAACACCTTTGTATTTTAGAGATATTCAGAGTGTTGGTAGTGGAAAAATCACACAATTCAACATACAAAATACCAATAACAATATTCAAATTTGGGAAGTTACCAATCCGTTTGATGTTAAACAGATTTCGTATTCGTTAAACGGAAGCACTGCTAGTTTCGTAGTAAATACAGACGAACTTAGAGAGTTTGTTTGTTTTGAAAACAGCAATCTAACGCCAACAGCAATTGGAAAAATTAGCAACCAAAATTTACATGCATTAACAGCACAAGATATGTTAATTGTAACTCGACAAGCATTTTTAAATCAAGCCAATGCTATTGCTCAATTACATAGAAATAACGACAACTATCGTGTTGCAGTGGTTACGCTAGAACAAGTATATAACGAGTTTTCTGCTGGTACAAACGACATCACAGCAATTAGAGATTTTGTAAAAATGTTTTACGACAGAGCTGGAAGCAATGCCAACGATTTACCAAAATATTTATTATTATTTGGCGATGGCACTTATCACAACAACGATTTAGGTCAATATTATCTACCAACTTATCAAAGTAAAAAAACATTTGAAGCATTAGAAACTTATACTTCCGATGATTATTTTGGACTTTTAGATGATGGTGAAGGAAGCAACATAGACAATACTGCTGTTGAAATTGTAGATATTGGTATTGGCAGAATTCCTAGTGACAATATGACTAAAGCTCAAATTGCAGTCGATAAAATTAGTCGTTACTATGATAATGTTGCTTTGGGCAGTTGGAGAACACAAGCTACTTTTTTAGCAGATGATGAAGACAACAACATTCATATTGCAGATGCAGATTTTGTAGCCAATTTATTTGCTAGTGCTTTGCCAAAATATAATTTAGATAAAATCTATCTAGATGCATACAATCAAGTTGGTGGAACTAGTGGCAATAGCTATCCACAAGCCAAAAGTGCTGTAAATGCTAAAATAAACAGTGGTACGCTCTTTTTTAATTATGTAGGACATGGTGGTGGAAGTGGTTTAACTCAAGAAGCAGTAGTAACACATAGTGATATTGATAATTGGAATAATACAGATAAATTGCCTTTGTTTATTACAGCTACTTGCGAGTTTACTCGATTTGATGAATACGATTATTACACAGCTGGCGAACGCACTTTCTTCAATCAAAATGGTGGAGCAATTGCAACAGTATCTACAACAAGACTAGTATTTTCTAATAGAAATAGAGAAATGAATATTAATTTCACTAATGGATTGATAGAAGCAGCCAATCAACCCAACTTAAAATTGGGCGATGTATTACAACATGCAAAATCAGTTACCAATACAGGAAATGGTAATAGAAAATTTTCTTTGTTTGGCGATCCAGCACTACGATTGGCTTTTCCTAAAGAAAATGCAATCATTACAAAAATAAATAATGTTGATATTCAACAAGCACACGATACCATTCAAGCATTAAAAACTATTACACTTAGTGGTGAAGTAAGAGATATTGCCAATGCATTATTGACTA
Above is a genomic segment from Chitinophagales bacterium containing:
- a CDS encoding SUMF1/EgtB/PvdO family nonheme iron enzyme, giving the protein MKTFFYLTISALLFATSCKGGKKSGESSATTGWNYNDPEWGGFEVSDNVQQATGPNLVLIQGGTFVMGATEQDLLYENNNVQRRVTVSSFYMDETEVTNVDYREYIYWLSRVFGTDHPEFVDAAKPDSLCWRSNLAYNEPYVKYYFTHPSYNTYPVVGVTWLQANEYCKWRSDRVNEMILIKEGYLTTNPEQKNEDNFNTEAYAMGLYTGSPGENQKEDLNPNGTGTRNVNMQDGILLPDYRLPTEAEWEYAALALIGDMPYEGEEVISDRRIYPWDGATFRYQYHNKNQGDFMANFMRGRGDYMGIAGALNDNAEITSDVHANFPNDFGLFNMAGNVNEWVQDVYRPMTEAYADDLNTFRGNEFTKMSDEEGLDEMGRVKYVRQDDDELAGRLNYRKAFALDYIDGDSSSQVEYNYGVSTLINNKARVYKGGSWKDRGYYMSPGTRRFMNEDMSSNDIGFRCAMVRVGSPDGNFFGGKAFSEQKKVLKKNEKARQYSK
- the porU gene encoding type IX secretion system sortase PorU translates to MVKDIQLPIPTVENNQVSFKNSYQVNALDMPSYIYSFPINENGFTFQMSNKMYEKLSVNLSNTNINILNDTSFIAIEKKQKIGKVVINPYKIENGSVYFLKSCTVNIQTQNNANGNRSSQANNTYASNSVLANGAWYEFSVNQAGVFKIDYTFLQSLGVNPSTVNPNQIKVYGKNGGMLSEIAGTNYIDDLQEYPIKKYASGNSFQSNDYILVYCPGPNSWYYDNSINQFRVTKHLYSNTQHLFLTIDNGNSITLPTVSGSGLTPNTSSNSYNAITFVEDELVNVARSGRLQLGDDLFNQQVKNYNFNVANIISAKISLGLAANSVVSSNFNIAIGSNNSTASISAIPQVYPGIYNFASYKQANYSYNNLSSNFSVDITYNSSDFASKAWLDYINIDARANLVYNGTPLYFRDIQSVGSGKITQFNIQNTNNNIQIWEVTNPFDVKQISYSLNGSTASFVVNTDELREFVCFENSNLTPTAIGKISNQNLHALTAQDMLIVTRQAFLNQANAIAQLHRNNDNYRVAVVTLEQVYNEFSAGTNDITAIRDFVKMFYDRAGSNANDLPKYLLLFGDGTYHNNDLGQYYLPTYQSKKTFEALETYTSDDYFGLLDDGEGSNIDNTAVEIVDIGIGRIPSDNMTKAQIAVDKISRYYDNVALGSWRTQATFLADDEDNNIHIADADFVANLFASALPKYNLDKIYLDAYNQVGGTSGNSYPQAKSAVNAKINSGTLFFNYVGHGGGSGLTQEAVVTHSDIDNWNNTDKLPLFITATCEFTRFDEYDYYTAGERTFFNQNGGAIATVSTTRLVFSNRNREMNINFTNGLIEAANQPNLKLGDVLQHAKSVTNTGNGNRKFSLFGDPALRLAFPKENAIITKINNVDIQQAHDTIQALKTITLSGEVRDIANALLTNYNGTATITVYDKMKQVTTLQNDPTSLLYTFNLQKNILFKGKTNIVNGQFEITFLVPKDIDYSYGNGKISIYAENNTSDDACGYTSDIIVGGINDTIILDNKGPEVDVFMNDEQFVFGGITDENPNMYIKLFDENGINTTGNGIGHDITAILDNNTTNIYILNDYYEIDSNSNASGKVLYPLQKLETGKHTLQVKAWDILNNSGEAYTEFIVEEDAALALSHVLNYPNPFTTNTTFMFEHNKPNQDLALRIDIFSASGKLIKTIQQDINTAGYRVADINWDGRDNFGDKIGKGVYIYKLSLKDNSEKKISQYQKLVILN
- a CDS encoding UDP-N-acetylmuramoyl-tripeptide--D-alanyl-D-alanine ligase, coding for MEIKQLYTLFLQSTGVVTDSRKVYDNSIFFALKGSNFNGNEYATKAIQDGASYAIIDEKKYQINEQYILVDDVLATLQQLALHHRQQVAPKAVIALTGSNGKTTTKELLSTVLTTKYKTHFTKGNLNNHIGIPLTLLAMPSNTEIAVIEMGANHQEEIKSYCKFTQPTHGLITNIGKAHLEGFGGIEGVKKGKGELFDYLKANDGIVFYNINDENIIALIKEKQIANKYSYGFHSILTTHFTILQEFPSITLDIDNTKIASTLYGNYNLDNILCAIGIGKFFEIPTTTIKMAIEAYQATNSRSQVIDWHQNKVILDCYNANPTSMYHALQNFAKSKSTNKIVILGDMFELGEAAQAEHQYIVNEIEKYKFNTIVLVGKLFYNCESNESVLKFETTDEAVAWFNQQTFKDAEILIKASRGMQLEKLITQ